From Mauremys mutica isolate MM-2020 ecotype Southern chromosome 15, ASM2049712v1, whole genome shotgun sequence, one genomic window encodes:
- the LOC123349778 gene encoding apoptosis regulator BAX-like, protein MAAAPGGESEKGRGGGGATSDQILQTGAVLLQGFIRDRVQRCGDSQAVELSRAELGGPEPPLCDENTKRLSECLRRIGDELDSNAELQSMIDRVGAHAPKEVFFRVAAEMFSDGTFNWGRVVALFYFACKLVLKALCTKVPELVRTIVGWTLEYLRDHVLAWIQAQGGWDGLLSYFGTPTWQTITIFAAGVLTASLTIWKMS, encoded by the exons ATGGCGGCGGCTCCGGGCGGGGAGAGCGAGAAGGGCCGGGGGGGAGGCg GGGCCACGTCGGATCAAATCCTGCAGACGGGAGCGGTTCTGCTGCAGGG GTTCATCCGGGACCGGGTCCAGCGCTGCGGGGACTCCCAGGCTGTGGAGCTGAgccgggcagagctgggggggccggAGCCCCCCCTCTGCGATGAGAACACCAAGCGGCTCAGCGAGTGCCTGCGGCGGATCGGGGACGAGCTCGACAGCAACGCCGAGCTGCAGAG TATGATTGACCGGGTGGGGGCCCACGCCCCCAAGGAAGTCTTCTTCCGCGTGGCCGCCGAGATGTTCTCCGACGGGACCTTCAACTGGGGCCGGGTCGTGGCGCTTTTCTACTTCGCCTGCAAGCTGGTGCTCAAG gctcTGTGCACCAAGGTCCCCGAGCTGGTACGGACCATCGTGGGCTGGACGTTGGAGTACCTCCGGGATCATGTGCTGGCCTGGATCCAGGCCCAGGGAGGATGG gacggCCTCCTCTCCTACTTCGGCACACCCACCTGGCAGACCATCACCATCTTCGCCGCCGGCGTGCTCACCGCCTCCCTCACCATCTGGAAGATGTCGTAG